In one Bradyrhizobium sp. 4 genomic region, the following are encoded:
- a CDS encoding multidrug efflux RND transporter permease subunit codes for MISKFFIERPVLSNVIALLMILIGGVALFNLAIAQYPDVVPPTVQVTTRYPGASAKTVIDTVALPIEQQVNGVEDMLYMQSYSGSDGTYTLTVTFKIGTDLNFAQVLVQNRVSSALSQLPQSVQNQGVTVQKRSTSILLFVTLTSPDKTFDSLYLSNYATINLRDELSRLPGVGNVTVFGAGQYSMRVWLDPNKLQVRGLVPQDVIQAIQQQSQQVSAGQVGAPPTPPGQAFQYTLNVNGRLDDTTEFENIIVKSGTNGDVTRVRDVGWVELGAQTYSQIFSLNKQPATGIGVFQSPGANALQVEQAVEKKMAELAKAFPQGMKYDTPFDTTKFVQASVHEVYMTLIEAGLLVLVVILVFLQDWRAMLVPATTVPVTIIGAFAAMAALGFTINMSTLFAIVLAIGIVVDDAIVVVEGAAHNIEQGMNGHDAAIKAMDQLFAPIVGITLVLISVFLPASFLAGLTGRIYSQFALVIAATALLSAINAATLKPTQCALWLRPTVPPEQRNFFYRGFNAVYNRVERGYIRLIGVLCRNSTISVAFALVLIGIGGYGLSRVPTGFLPIEDQGYLIAAVQLPDGAALERTQKVLDRASKLIKDTPGVQQVITIAGISALDNSASLANAGVAYIILKDWDARKGPGEDLRSLVYGLNDKLAVIMEARTLVLPPPPIQGIGNAAGFSMQVELRDGNSDFAKLQAITGAMVSNGQSQSALQRVQSSFRSSVPQFNVEIDRIKTQTLHVTTDQVFAALSTYLGSSYVNQFNKFGRVFQVYTQADPAFRVTERDIANMMVRNSNGDMIPIGTVATITPATGPSLISLYNLYPSSTVIGLPAQGYSSGQSLKLMEEIADKTLPPGTGFEWTAMSYQEKAVSNQIYWVFGLAMLLVYLVLAGQYESWYAPISVILAVPLSLLGPMLILNALKIDNNLYCQIGLILLIALSAKNAILIVEVGLELHGRDGKPVLESAIEAARARFRPILMTSFAFILGVVPLVIATGAGASARKSIGITVFSGMLASTCLAVLFVPAFFVVVQRFENWRASKKTPKAVAVAEVKS; via the coding sequence ATGATCTCAAAGTTTTTCATCGAGCGGCCGGTCCTCTCGAACGTCATCGCACTCCTGATGATCCTGATCGGCGGCGTCGCGCTGTTCAACCTCGCGATCGCGCAATATCCCGACGTGGTGCCGCCGACGGTGCAGGTCACGACCCGCTATCCCGGCGCCAGCGCCAAAACCGTGATCGACACGGTTGCCTTGCCGATCGAACAACAGGTCAACGGCGTCGAGGATATGCTCTACATGCAGTCCTACAGCGGCTCCGACGGCACCTATACGCTGACCGTGACCTTCAAGATCGGCACCGACCTCAACTTCGCGCAGGTGCTGGTGCAGAACCGCGTCTCCAGCGCGCTGTCGCAACTGCCCCAGTCGGTGCAGAACCAGGGCGTCACCGTGCAGAAGCGGTCGACGTCCATCCTGCTGTTCGTGACGCTGACCTCGCCCGACAAGACGTTCGACAGCCTTTATTTGAGCAACTACGCCACCATCAACCTCCGCGACGAACTCTCGCGCCTGCCCGGCGTCGGCAACGTCACCGTGTTCGGTGCCGGTCAGTATTCGATGCGGGTGTGGCTCGATCCGAACAAGCTGCAGGTCCGTGGCCTGGTGCCGCAGGACGTCATCCAGGCGATCCAGCAGCAGAGCCAGCAGGTCTCCGCCGGCCAGGTCGGCGCGCCGCCGACGCCGCCGGGCCAGGCGTTTCAGTATACACTGAACGTCAACGGCAGGCTCGACGACACCACCGAGTTCGAGAACATCATCGTCAAATCGGGCACCAACGGCGACGTCACGCGGGTGCGCGACGTCGGTTGGGTCGAATTGGGCGCGCAGACCTACAGCCAGATCTTCTCCCTGAACAAGCAGCCGGCCACCGGCATCGGCGTGTTCCAGTCGCCAGGCGCCAATGCTCTCCAGGTCGAGCAGGCCGTCGAGAAGAAGATGGCGGAGCTTGCAAAGGCCTTCCCGCAAGGGATGAAATACGACACGCCGTTCGACACCACCAAATTCGTGCAGGCCTCGGTGCACGAGGTCTACATGACGCTGATCGAGGCCGGCCTGCTGGTGCTGGTCGTCATCCTGGTTTTCCTGCAGGACTGGCGCGCGATGCTGGTGCCGGCGACCACGGTGCCGGTGACCATCATCGGCGCCTTCGCCGCCATGGCGGCGCTCGGCTTCACCATCAACATGTCGACTTTGTTCGCGATCGTGCTGGCGATCGGCATCGTCGTCGACGACGCCATCGTCGTGGTCGAAGGCGCGGCTCACAACATCGAGCAGGGCATGAACGGCCACGACGCCGCGATCAAGGCGATGGACCAGCTGTTCGCGCCGATCGTCGGCATCACGCTCGTGCTGATCTCGGTGTTTCTGCCGGCCTCGTTCCTCGCCGGGCTCACCGGCCGCATCTATTCGCAATTCGCACTGGTGATCGCCGCGACCGCGCTTCTGTCCGCCATCAACGCGGCGACGCTGAAGCCGACGCAATGCGCACTGTGGCTGCGGCCGACGGTGCCGCCGGAGCAGCGCAACTTCTTCTATCGCGGCTTCAACGCGGTCTACAACCGCGTCGAGCGCGGCTACATCCGGCTGATCGGCGTGCTGTGCAGGAACAGCACGATCTCGGTCGCATTCGCGCTGGTGCTGATCGGGATCGGCGGCTATGGCCTGTCCCGGGTGCCGACCGGATTCCTGCCGATCGAGGACCAGGGCTACCTGATCGCCGCCGTGCAACTGCCCGACGGTGCCGCGCTGGAGCGGACTCAGAAGGTGCTCGACAGAGCGAGCAAGCTGATCAAGGACACGCCTGGAGTCCAGCAGGTCATCACCATCGCCGGCATCTCCGCGCTCGACAACAGCGCCAGCCTTGCCAATGCCGGCGTCGCCTACATCATCCTGAAGGACTGGGACGCGCGCAAAGGACCGGGCGAAGATCTGCGCTCGCTGGTCTACGGGCTGAACGACAAGCTCGCGGTCATCATGGAGGCGCGCACGCTGGTGCTGCCGCCGCCGCCGATCCAGGGCATCGGCAACGCCGCCGGTTTCTCGATGCAGGTCGAACTGCGCGACGGCAACAGCGATTTCGCCAAGCTCCAGGCCATCACGGGCGCGATGGTCAGCAATGGCCAGAGCCAGAGCGCGCTCCAGCGCGTGCAATCCTCGTTCCGCTCGTCGGTGCCGCAGTTCAACGTCGAGATCGACCGCATCAAGACCCAGACCCTGCACGTCACGACCGACCAGGTGTTCGCCGCGCTGTCGACCTACCTCGGCTCGTCCTATGTCAACCAGTTCAACAAGTTCGGCCGCGTGTTCCAGGTCTACACCCAAGCCGATCCCGCCTTCCGCGTCACCGAGCGCGACATCGCCAACATGATGGTGCGCAACTCGAACGGCGACATGATTCCGATCGGCACCGTCGCCACGATCACGCCGGCCACCGGCCCCTCGCTGATCAGCCTTTACAATCTCTATCCGTCGTCGACCGTGATCGGCCTGCCCGCGCAGGGCTACTCTTCGGGCCAGTCGCTGAAGCTGATGGAGGAAATCGCGGACAAGACGCTGCCGCCGGGCACCGGCTTCGAATGGACCGCGATGTCCTATCAGGAGAAGGCCGTCTCCAACCAGATCTACTGGGTGTTCGGGCTCGCCATGCTGCTGGTCTATCTCGTGCTCGCCGGCCAGTACGAGAGCTGGTACGCACCGATCTCGGTGATCCTGGCGGTGCCGCTGTCGTTGCTCGGACCGATGCTGATCCTCAATGCCCTGAAGATCGACAACAATCTCTATTGCCAGATCGGCCTGATCCTCTTGATCGCGCTGTCGGCCAAGAACGCCATCCTGATCGTCGAGGTCGGGCTCGAGCTGCACGGCCGCGACGGCAAGCCGGTGCT